The following are encoded together in the Campylobacter concisus genome:
- a CDS encoding transporter codes for MFRIKNEYPMVVAIGLLGIFMDMVPLIAVNFVVALICALFCMKKGYIFILLLALNFALYFNAIDAPFKQPELWTYHVPVLATATYGLSALVYASAFLAFLPLFAYLYFLYSLCVVLCALRKSLRAKFEL; via the coding sequence ATGTTTCGCATAAAAAATGAATATCCAATGGTCGTGGCTATCGGTTTGCTTGGTATTTTTATGGATATGGTTCCTCTTATCGCAGTAAATTTCGTAGTAGCCTTGATCTGCGCTCTATTTTGTATGAAAAAGGGCTATATATTCATTTTGTTGCTGGCGTTAAATTTTGCTCTGTATTTTAATGCCATAGATGCTCCGTTTAAGCAGCCAGAGCTTTGGACTTATCACGTGCCAGTGCTGGCAACTGCGACATACGGGCTTAGTGCTTTAGTTTATGCTTCAGCTTTTCTCGCTTTTTTACCGCTTTTTGCTTATCTTTATTTTTTATATTCACTTTGCGTTGTGCTCTGCGCTTTGCGTAAAAGTTTAAGAGCTAAATTTGAGCTTTAA
- a CDS encoding YggS family pyridoxal phosphate-dependent enzyme translates to MMIVLKELLEKIENLSKDVTLIAVSKNVTSAEVRELYAQGQRNFGENRVQELAKKELELQNFTDIKWHMIGRLQNNKINQMVSLKPTLWQSCDSFERAVEVDKRLSYKLDTLLQINSADEDTKQGVSVANAAEIYERIQSECKNINLKGVMSIGAHVDEPKEIQKSFKLTYKIFDSLKPKGATICSMGMSSDFELAIKCGSNMIRLGTMLYL, encoded by the coding sequence ATGATGATAGTTTTAAAAGAGCTGCTAGAAAAAATCGAAAATTTAAGCAAAGATGTGACGCTCATCGCCGTTAGCAAAAACGTCACAAGTGCTGAAGTAAGAGAGCTTTACGCACAGGGGCAAAGAAATTTTGGCGAAAATAGAGTCCAAGAGCTAGCCAAAAAAGAGCTAGAACTACAAAATTTTACTGATATAAAATGGCATATGATCGGCCGCTTGCAAAATAACAAAATAAATCAAATGGTAAGCCTAAAGCCCACACTTTGGCAAAGCTGCGATAGCTTTGAAAGAGCTGTAGAGGTCGATAAAAGGCTTAGCTACAAGCTAGATACTTTGCTTCAAATAAACTCGGCTGATGAAGATACAAAGCAAGGCGTAAGCGTAGCAAATGCGGCAGAAATTTATGAGCGTATCCAAAGCGAGTGCAAAAATATCAATCTAAAAGGTGTGATGAGTATCGGAGCGCATGTGGATGAGCCAAAAGAGATTCAAAAGAGCTTTAAACTAACTTATAAAATTTTTGATAGCCTAAAGCCAAAAGGTGCAACTATCTGCTCAATGGGCATGAGTAGTGACTTCGAGCTAGCGATAAAATGTGGCTCAAATATGATCCGCCTTGGCACTATGCTTTATCTGTAA
- a CDS encoding YajG family lipoprotein has protein sequence MNKFKFLAIFGFFVLFLTGCAPSQSVVAFDPYKAAASQQNSGFEAYISAVHDNRKNKSTIATITDSKGTVKEYVVLQNDLATYFIDSLKKELMARGANVNGMGGVVVEIFINEFEANMSGYGTDNTKGNIKITLKIQKGDQSIVKNISNNQTKFELIPTGGAFKSFLTEIINDAIKRTAIAILNS, from the coding sequence ATGAATAAATTTAAATTTTTAGCTATTTTTGGATTTTTTGTTTTATTTTTAACTGGTTGTGCGCCAAGTCAAAGTGTTGTCGCATTTGATCCATATAAGGCTGCTGCGAGCCAGCAAAATAGCGGCTTTGAGGCCTACATAAGCGCAGTGCATGATAACCGCAAAAATAAAAGTACCATTGCTACGATCACTGATAGCAAAGGTACCGTAAAAGAATATGTCGTGCTTCAAAACGATCTTGCTACTTATTTTATTGATTCGCTCAAAAAAGAGCTTATGGCGCGCGGTGCAAATGTAAATGGCATGGGTGGCGTTGTAGTTGAAATTTTTATCAACGAGTTTGAAGCAAATATGAGCGGATACGGCACTGATAATACAAAAGGTAATATTAAGATTACACTTAAGATCCAAAAAGGCGATCAAAGCATCGTTAAAAACATTTCAAATAATCAAACCAAATTTGAGTTAATTCCCACAGGTGGAGCATTTAAATCATTTTTAACTGAGATCATAAATGATGCCATCAAACGCACAGCAATTGCTATTTTAAATAGCTAA
- a CDS encoding cation diffusion facilitator family transporter, with translation MHNKNVLRNSFFLIFTFMIVEAVFGFVSNSLALVSDAFHMLSDAAALFLSLIAFKIAEKRANLQKTFGYKRVEIIAAFINAIALIALAVFVVVEAIIRLFNEPEIKAETMLFVSILGLVVNLVVAIYMHKSADTKENLNMKGAYLHVLGDTLGSVGAIVAALLVMKFNFTQADSIASIFVSLLIIKSGASLLKDSFNILIEAVPLKLDTDEILGVIKGVDGVKIVHDLHIWAINAGTNALIAHVVVDDALSVAEISKMIKRIEHELSHVGIGHVTLQFESESLGHKDDLICELNDEDDHFGHHH, from the coding sequence ATGCACAACAAGAACGTTCTTAGAAATTCATTTTTTCTAATTTTCACGTTTATGATAGTTGAGGCCGTTTTTGGCTTCGTTTCAAACTCGCTTGCGCTTGTTAGCGACGCATTTCACATGCTCTCAGACGCTGCGGCTCTCTTTTTGTCGCTGATTGCTTTTAAGATCGCAGAAAAAAGGGCAAATTTACAAAAGACCTTTGGCTACAAAAGGGTCGAGATCATCGCTGCTTTCATAAATGCCATCGCTCTTATCGCACTTGCAGTCTTTGTCGTAGTCGAAGCTATCATCAGGCTTTTTAACGAGCCAGAGATCAAAGCTGAGACGATGCTTTTTGTTAGCATTTTGGGGCTTGTGGTAAATTTAGTCGTGGCTATTTATATGCATAAAAGTGCTGATACAAAAGAAAATTTAAATATGAAAGGTGCTTATTTGCACGTGCTTGGCGACACGCTTGGCTCGGTTGGTGCCATCGTCGCGGCACTTCTTGTGATGAAATTTAACTTCACGCAGGCCGATAGCATCGCAAGTATCTTTGTCTCGCTACTCATCATAAAAAGTGGCGCTAGCTTGCTAAAAGATAGCTTTAATATCCTGATAGAAGCCGTGCCGCTTAAGCTTGATACGGATGAAATTTTAGGCGTTATAAAGGGCGTAGATGGCGTTAAAATCGTGCATGACCTACATATCTGGGCGATAAATGCTGGCACAAACGCGCTCATAGCCCATGTGGTGGTGGATGATGCGCTAAGCGTGGCTGAAATTTCAAAGATGATAAAGCGCATCGAGCACGAGCTTTCTCACGTTGGCATCGGCCATGTCACGCTTCAGTTTGAGAGCGAGAGCCTTGGGCACAAAGATGATCTCATCTGCGAGCTAAATGATGAAGATGATCACTTTGGGCATCATCACTAA
- a CDS encoding ABC transporter six-transmembrane domain-containing protein — MQKILGVNLQNNAFKTLKSIATEHNKKLILTFALVLAENGLFLAYPIFAGFAINAIMQGNTLNALIYALFVLIAWLVGAIRRRVDTQVFANIYAKLAVNVIMNEKQNAKDDSAIIARVALSREFVNFFETHFPIFFTSVISIIGSAFMLIFVEPKVAVACFAVMIAFLIFLPRYIKKNDDLYLRLNDRLEKEAKVIGVFNKSTLNRHYDVVSKFRIAISNREAISYFIIGISASLLFLVAIIVLSSQQTNAGHIYSVMTYIWNFVISLDDSPKLIEEFSNLKDIGKRIDAQKKDNDAQQERS; from the coding sequence TTGCAAAAAATTCTAGGAGTAAATTTGCAAAATAACGCCTTTAAAACGCTAAAGAGCATAGCGACCGAGCATAACAAAAAGCTCATTTTGACCTTTGCTTTGGTGCTAGCAGAGAACGGACTTTTTCTAGCATACCCGATATTTGCGGGCTTTGCGATAAACGCAATCATGCAAGGAAATACGTTAAATGCTCTCATTTACGCACTTTTTGTGCTCATAGCGTGGCTTGTAGGAGCCATTAGACGCCGCGTGGATACGCAAGTTTTTGCAAATATCTACGCAAAGCTTGCTGTAAATGTCATCATGAATGAAAAACAAAATGCCAAAGACGACTCCGCCATCATCGCCAGAGTAGCGCTCTCGCGAGAGTTTGTAAATTTCTTTGAGACGCATTTTCCTATATTTTTTACATCGGTTATTTCGATCATCGGCTCAGCGTTTATGCTCATTTTTGTTGAGCCAAAGGTCGCTGTGGCGTGCTTTGCCGTAATGATCGCTTTTCTTATATTTTTACCAAGATATATTAAGAAAAATGACGACCTTTATCTTCGCTTAAATGACCGCCTAGAAAAAGAGGCAAAGGTGATAGGTGTTTTTAACAAAAGCACGCTAAATAGGCACTACGATGTCGTTTCTAAATTTCGTATAGCGATCTCAAATAGGGAGGCGATAAGCTATTTTATCATCGGCATTAGCGCTTCACTGCTCTTTTTGGTGGCGATAATAGTGTTAAGCTCGCAGCAGACAAATGCCGGCCACATCTACTCTGTGATGACCTATATATGGAATTTCGTCATCAGTCTTGATGACTCGCCAAAGCTCATAGAGGAATTTTCAAATTTAAAAGATATCGGCAAGAGGATCGACGCCCAAAAGAAGGACAATGATGCACAACAAGAACGTTCTTAG
- the lepA gene encoding translation elongation factor 4, translating into MKNIRNFSIIAHIDHGKSTLADRLIQECGAVSDREMSSQIMDTMDIEKERGITIKAQSVRLNYAINGQNFVLNLIDTPGHVDFSYEVSRSLASCEGALLVVDASQGVEAQTIANVYIALENNLEIIPVINKIDLPAADPARVKDEIEHIIGLDCSGAIEVSAKTGVGIKELLEAIITRIPAPNGDVSKPTKALIYDSWFDNYLGALALVRVYDGEISKNDEILVMGTGKKHIVLDLMYPNPIAPIKTKSLAAGEVGIVVLGLKNVSDVQVGDTITQSRNPLKEPVGGFERAKPFVFAGLYPIETDKFEDLRDALDKLKLNDSSISYEPETSVALGFGFRVGFLGLLHMEVVKERLEREFDLDLIATAPTVTYEVIQTDGLNLKIQNPSQLPPVNKIDSILEPYVKATIITPSEFLGNIITLLNNRRGIQTKMDYITTDRVLLEYDIPMNEIVMDFYDKLKSSTKGYASFDYEPSDYRVGDLVKLDVKVAGETVDALSIIVPESKAQTKGRDFVKAMKEIVPRQLFEVAIQASIGNKIIARETVKSMGKNVTAKCYGGDITRKRKLLEKQKEGKKRMKAIGKVNLPQEAFLSVLKID; encoded by the coding sequence ATGAAAAACATTAGAAACTTTAGCATCATAGCTCACATCGACCACGGCAAAAGCACGCTTGCTGATCGCCTCATTCAGGAGTGTGGCGCCGTAAGTGACCGTGAGATGAGCAGCCAGATCATGGATACGATGGATATCGAAAAAGAGCGTGGTATCACGATCAAAGCCCAGTCTGTCCGCCTAAACTACGCAATAAATGGGCAAAATTTTGTTCTAAATTTGATAGACACTCCAGGACACGTCGATTTTAGCTACGAGGTAAGCCGTAGCCTAGCTAGTTGCGAGGGTGCGCTGCTAGTCGTAGACGCTTCTCAGGGCGTAGAGGCGCAGACTATCGCAAACGTCTATATCGCGCTAGAAAACAACCTAGAGATCATCCCAGTCATCAACAAGATCGACCTACCAGCGGCTGACCCTGCTAGGGTAAAAGACGAGATCGAGCACATCATAGGACTTGACTGCTCAGGAGCGATCGAAGTAAGCGCAAAAACAGGCGTTGGCATAAAAGAGCTGCTTGAAGCGATCATCACGAGGATCCCTGCACCAAATGGCGACGTAAGCAAGCCTACAAAGGCGCTAATCTACGATAGTTGGTTTGACAACTACCTTGGCGCGCTTGCTCTTGTGCGTGTTTATGATGGTGAAATTTCAAAAAATGATGAAATTTTGGTCATGGGCACGGGCAAAAAACACATCGTGCTAGACCTCATGTATCCAAACCCTATCGCTCCTATCAAGACAAAAAGCCTTGCAGCTGGCGAGGTTGGCATCGTTGTTTTGGGGCTTAAAAATGTTAGCGACGTGCAAGTTGGAGATACGATAACGCAGTCAAGAAATCCTCTAAAAGAGCCAGTTGGCGGCTTTGAGAGGGCTAAGCCGTTTGTTTTTGCGGGACTTTATCCAATAGAAACTGATAAATTTGAAGATCTGCGTGATGCGCTGGATAAGCTAAAGCTAAATGACAGCTCCATTAGCTACGAGCCAGAGACCTCGGTCGCACTTGGATTTGGCTTTAGGGTTGGCTTTTTAGGTCTTCTTCATATGGAGGTCGTCAAAGAGAGGCTGGAGCGTGAATTTGACCTAGATCTCATCGCCACAGCGCCAACTGTGACTTATGAAGTCATCCAAACTGATGGGCTAAATTTAAAGATCCAAAACCCAAGCCAGCTGCCACCAGTCAATAAAATAGACTCGATCCTTGAGCCATACGTGAAAGCGACTATTATCACTCCAAGCGAGTTTTTGGGCAACATTATCACACTCTTAAACAACCGCCGCGGCATACAAACGAAGATGGACTACATCACGACTGACCGCGTATTGCTCGAGTATGACATACCGATGAACGAGATCGTTATGGACTTTTATGACAAGCTAAAGTCAAGCACCAAAGGCTACGCGAGCTTTGACTACGAGCCTAGCGACTACCGCGTGGGCGATCTAGTAAAGCTTGATGTCAAAGTGGCTGGCGAGACGGTCGATGCGCTCTCTATCATCGTACCTGAGAGCAAGGCGCAGACAAAGGGCAGGGACTTCGTAAAGGCGATGAAAGAGATCGTGCCGCGTCAGCTCTTTGAGGTGGCGATACAAGCTAGCATCGGCAATAAAATAATCGCTCGAGAAACCGTAAAATCAATGGGTAAAAACGTCACAGCCAAGTGCTACGGCGGCGACATCACTCGTAAGAGAAAGTTGCTTGAAAAGCAAAAAGAGGGTAAAAAGCGTATGAAGGCGATAGGAAAGGTGAATTTGCCGCAAGAAGCATTCTTATCCGTCTTAAAAATAGACTAG
- a CDS encoding phosphoribosyltransferase family protein — MFCAFCKSFTLNTFCKICSQILSEPSPIVRELEGFKIYSFYGYSEIKELIHSKHQMYGYLIYKNLAKFAFNKFAKSFSFPEKVYALPIDDRVHFGYSHTAILANALRAKNLKPIFHALHATSKISYSGKDLQFRQNNPRNFKILKKITAPVILVDDIVTTGTTILEAKNTLEKAGVKVLFALVLADAKY, encoded by the coding sequence ATGTTTTGTGCGTTTTGCAAGAGCTTTACGCTAAATACATTTTGTAAAATTTGCTCACAAATTTTAAGCGAGCCAAGCCCGATAGTAAGAGAACTAGAGGGCTTTAAAATTTATAGCTTTTACGGCTACTCTGAAATAAAAGAACTCATCCACTCCAAGCACCAAATGTACGGATATCTTATATATAAAAACTTAGCCAAATTTGCATTTAATAAATTTGCTAAAAGCTTTAGCTTTCCGGAGAAAGTCTATGCTCTGCCTATAGATGATAGAGTTCATTTTGGCTACTCACACACGGCTATTTTGGCAAATGCACTAAGGGCTAAAAATCTAAAGCCCATATTTCATGCACTGCATGCAACCAGTAAGATCAGCTATAGTGGTAAGGATTTACAATTTAGACAAAATAACCCAAGAAATTTTAAAATCCTAAAAAAGATCACTGCGCCAGTTATTTTGGTAGATGACATCGTAACCACTGGCACTACGATACTTGAGGCTAAAAACACTCTAGAAAAAGCTGGCGTAAAAGTACTTTTTGCTCTAGTTTTAGCTGACGCTAAATATTAA
- a CDS encoding 2-hydroxymuconate tautomerase family protein produces MPFVKICVTKEGDSPSVEQKEKMISGVTKLISEILGRSAQNTVVIIDEIDTNNYGIAGESAKNLRKKQNEQKEVKC; encoded by the coding sequence ATGCCATTTGTGAAAATTTGTGTGACAAAAGAGGGTGATAGCCCAAGTGTGGAGCAAAAAGAGAAGATGATAAGCGGAGTTACAAAGCTAATAAGCGAAATTTTAGGTAGAAGCGCTCAAAATACCGTTGTCATTATCGATGAGATCGATACGAATAACTATGGCATCGCAGGCGAGAGTGCGAAAAATCTTCGTAAAAAACAAAACGAGCAAAAGGAAGTAAAATGCTAA